A region of Mauremys mutica isolate MM-2020 ecotype Southern chromosome 24, ASM2049712v1, whole genome shotgun sequence DNA encodes the following proteins:
- the LOC123355980 gene encoding perilipin-3-like — MMQAAALELGGFLPGSSSLLDSCPHWARGWNRPFQPLARGAETMAEASLDVTLPAGENGPKAASSDTGLKTASLDTREQQFAVNRVVSMPLVASVYELAPAASCPSTEPTCKLAEKDAEPGAAAAVSPAQLAAAERAGPAKETRSNGLDKGKLPAPPQPRKQVVTDTTEPDSSKETEATAAAASAASGAKGAGTSSGPKAARPNDPSHRHLGGSPRAAMTSSLRSLMNSRVGQLFLRSVDRALDKSEELMNRYLPLTEKELAALTMEGLDASTAEHHRKGCFVRLGSLSTSLRNRAFMLILNKLRQTRQNTHENLSQLHQTINLIEHIQQEKRLPGSQEKLHSMWEQWSQKQEVGLQTEPRGSKDSGSSACSSTDHNSQASSSKDRNSTQLEVESKTLAMSRSLSQQLQATYLNLLSNVRGLPTHLQEKMQQVHQNMAELHGYFSSANSFQELSGNVLSQSREKVAKAWEALDEVMDFLLQNPPVTWLVESLVSLEGELLETEEKPDILKVLKHYEPQDCKDD; from the exons ATGATGCAAGCAGCTGCCTTGGAGCTGGGTGGATTCCTACCAGGGTCCAGCTCCCTGCTGGACAGCTGCCCCCACTGGGCTCGGGGCTGGAACAGGCCTTTCCAGCCCCTGGCCAGAGGAGCAGAGACCATGGCTGAGG CAAGTCTGGATGTCACGTTGCCAGCCGGTGAAAATGGACCGAAGGCAGCTTCCTCCGACACTGGACTGAAGACGGCTTCGTTAGACACCAGGGAACAGCAG TTTGCAGTGAACAGGGTGGTCAGCATGCCCTTGGTCGCCTCCGTTTACgagctggcccctgctgcctcctgccccagcaccgAACCCACCTGCAAGCTGGCAGAGAAAGACGCGGAGCCCGGGGCCGCGGCAGCCGTCTCTCCTGCCCAGCTGGCTGCAGCTGAACGGG CTGGGCCAGCCAAGGAGACCAGGAGCAACGGGCTGGATAAAGGGAAGCTGCCAGCCCCTCCGCAGCCACGCAAGCAG GTGGTGACGGACACAACAGAGCCGGACTCTTCCAAAGAGACAGAGGCCACGGCGGCAGCAGCCAGCGCGGCGAGCGGAGCAAAGGGCGCAGGGACCAGCAGTGGCCCCAAGGCGGCCCGGCCCAACGATCCAAGCCATCGCCACTTGGGGGGTAGCCCCCGAGCAGCCATGACCAGCAGCCTACGCAGCCTCATGAACTCTAGAGTGGGTCAGCTCTTCCTCCGCAGCGTGGACAGAGCGCTGGACAAGTCGGAAGAGCTGATGAATCGGTATCTGCCCCTGACGGAGAAGGAGCTCG ccGCACTCACAATGGAAGGGCTGGACGCCTCCACAGCAGAACACCACAGGAAGGGCTGCTTTGTGCGGCTGGGGtccctctccaccagcctgcGGAACCGGGCCTTCATGCTGATCCTGAATAAGCTGAGACAGACCCGGCAGAACACCCACGAGAAcctctctcagctccaccagactATCAACCTG ATTGAACACATCCAGCAGGAGAAGCGGCTTCCCGGCAGCCAGGAGAAGCTGCACAGTATGTGGGAACAGTGGAGCCAGAAGCAGGAAGTGGGTCTCCAGACCGAGCCAAGGGGCAGCAAGGACAGCGGGTCCTCAGCCTGCAGCAGCACGGATCACAACTCCCAAGCGAGCAGCAGCAAGGACAGAAACTCCACGCAGCTAGAG GTGGAGTCCAAGACCTTGGCCATGTCCCGTAGCCTGTCACAGCAGCTGCAAGCTACGTACCTGAACCTCTTATCCAACGTCAGAGGCCTCCCCACACATCTCCAGGAGAAGATGCAGCAAGTGCATCAGAACATGGCGGAGCTGCACGGGTACTTCTCCTCGGCCAACTCCTTCCAGGAATTGTCCGGCAACGTCCTAAGCCAGAGCCGGGAGAAGGTGGCCAAAGCTTGGGAGGCCTTGGATGAAGTGATGGATTTTCTGTTGCAGAACCCTCCTGTAACGTGGCTTGTGGAATCCTTGGTTTCCCTTgaaggggagctgctggagacagaggagaagCCGGATATATTGAAAGTCCTGAAACACTACGAGCCACAGGACTGCAAAGATGACTAG